A single genomic interval of Psychroserpens sp. NJDZ02 harbors:
- a CDS encoding aldehyde dehydrogenase family protein, which yields MANVTKPVFKEKYGNFIGGKFVAPVNGKYFDNVSPVDGKVFTQAARSSQEDIDLALDAAHDAFPAWSTSSATERSNMLLKIAQVMEDNFEYLATLETIDNGKPIRESRAADIPYCIDHFRYFAGVIRADEGSISEHDKDTVSIVLHEPVGVVGEIIPWNFPMLMLAWKIAPALAAGCTAVVKPAEQTPTSVIMLMELIGDILPAGVLNIVTGFGAEAGAALATSKRIAKLSFTGSTETGRKVLHNAAENIIPVTMELGGKSPNVFFPSVAAHDDDFFSKAIEGALMFSLNQGEICTAPSRILVHEDIADLFIEKMKVRLKAIKTGNPLDPETMIGSQVSKPQYDKILDYIKIGKDEGAEVVAGGSAGNYDGELSEGYYIQPTVLKGHNKMRIFQEEIFGPVVALTTFSSTEEAIAIANDTPYGLGAGVWSRDAHELYQVPRAIQAGRVWVNQYHTYPAHAPFGGVKESGFGRENHKMALDHYRVVKNMLISYDKKPMGFF from the coding sequence ATGGCAAATGTAACAAAGCCTGTATTTAAAGAAAAATACGGGAATTTTATTGGAGGTAAATTCGTTGCTCCTGTTAACGGTAAATATTTTGATAACGTCTCCCCTGTAGATGGTAAAGTATTCACGCAAGCAGCACGTTCTTCTCAAGAAGATATAGATCTTGCTTTAGATGCCGCACATGACGCGTTTCCTGCCTGGAGTACATCTTCAGCAACAGAGCGTAGTAATATGCTATTAAAAATCGCTCAAGTTATGGAGGATAACTTCGAGTACTTAGCAACTTTAGAAACCATTGATAACGGTAAACCAATTAGAGAGTCCCGCGCAGCAGACATCCCTTACTGTATTGATCACTTCCGTTATTTTGCTGGAGTTATCCGCGCAGACGAAGGTAGTATTTCAGAACATGACAAAGACACCGTTAGTATTGTATTACATGAGCCTGTAGGTGTTGTTGGTGAAATTATCCCTTGGAACTTCCCAATGTTAATGTTAGCTTGGAAAATTGCTCCGGCATTAGCTGCAGGCTGTACTGCTGTTGTTAAACCCGCAGAACAAACACCGACAAGTGTTATTATGCTAATGGAACTTATTGGTGACATTTTACCAGCAGGTGTATTAAACATTGTAACTGGTTTTGGTGCAGAAGCTGGTGCAGCTTTAGCAACCTCAAAACGTATTGCAAAATTATCGTTTACTGGCTCTACTGAGACTGGACGCAAAGTATTACACAATGCAGCAGAAAATATTATTCCTGTAACAATGGAATTAGGTGGTAAATCTCCAAACGTATTTTTCCCATCTGTAGCTGCTCATGATGATGACTTTTTTAGCAAAGCTATTGAAGGAGCGTTAATGTTTTCTTTAAATCAAGGTGAAATTTGTACAGCTCCATCTCGAATTTTAGTACACGAAGATATTGCAGATCTATTTATCGAAAAAATGAAAGTGCGCTTAAAAGCAATCAAAACAGGAAACCCATTAGATCCTGAAACAATGATTGGATCTCAAGTCTCTAAACCACAATACGATAAAATCCTTGATTATATCAAAATAGGAAAAGATGAAGGTGCAGAAGTCGTTGCTGGTGGGAGCGCTGGTAATTATGACGGTGAGCTTTCTGAAGGTTATTATATACAACCTACCGTTTTAAAAGGACATAATAAGATGCGTATTTTCCAAGAAGAAATTTTTGGACCAGTTGTAGCATTAACAACATTCAGTTCTACTGAAGAAGCTATTGCAATTGCAAACGACACACCTTATGGCTTAGGTGCTGGGGTTTGGTCTCGTGATGCTCACGAATTATACCAAGTACCACGTGCGATACAAGCAGGTAGAGTCTGGGTCAATCAATACCATACCTACCCTGCTCATGCTCCTTTTGGAGGCGTTAAGGAGTCTGGTTTTGGTCGTGAAAACCATAAAATGGCTTTAGATCATTACCGTGTTGTAAAAAACATGTTAATCTCTTACGACAAGAAACCGATGGGCTTCTTTTAA
- a CDS encoding dicarboxylate/amino acid:cation symporter, whose translation MKRIFSNLLFKVFLAIVLGIVFGHYLPESINRVFATFNAFFGQFLNFAIPLIIMGLIMPAISDLGKGAGKLLLLTAGIAYGSTLFSGFMTYFAASNIFPMLLESHVNEATQITDSGLELLPYFSINIPPALDVMTALVLAFVIGLGLASQEQSSLKLVVKDFQKIIMQLIENVIVPLLPLFILGIFVSMSFSGKVFSILSIFISIIGVIFALHILLLFLQYTIAGILTKKNPLKLLATMMPAYFTALGTQSSAATIPVTLEQALKNGVSEKIAGFVIPLCATIHLSGSIMKITACAMALMVLQGMPFNFTLFAGFIFVLGIAMIAAPGVPGGAIMAAVGILQSMLGFSEEMLGLMIALYIAMDSFGTACNVTGDGAIALVVNEVTKGEARA comes from the coding sequence ATGAAGCGCATATTTTCAAACTTATTATTTAAAGTTTTTCTAGCTATAGTATTGGGTATTGTTTTTGGACATTATCTCCCGGAATCTATAAACCGTGTGTTTGCAACTTTTAATGCTTTTTTTGGGCAATTTTTAAATTTTGCTATTCCGTTAATAATAATGGGCTTGATAATGCCTGCCATTTCCGACTTAGGCAAAGGTGCCGGTAAGCTGTTATTGCTAACGGCCGGTATTGCTTATGGGTCTACCTTGTTTTCTGGCTTTATGACCTATTTTGCAGCTTCTAATATCTTTCCAATGCTTTTAGAGTCTCATGTCAATGAAGCAACTCAGATTACTGATTCAGGTCTTGAATTATTACCTTATTTTAGTATTAATATTCCGCCAGCATTAGATGTCATGACAGCTTTAGTCTTAGCATTTGTAATTGGTTTAGGACTTGCCTCGCAGGAACAATCTAGTTTGAAATTAGTGGTAAAAGATTTTCAAAAAATTATAATGCAATTAATAGAAAACGTGATTGTACCTTTATTACCTCTGTTTATTTTAGGGATATTTGTAAGTATGTCTTTTAGTGGAAAGGTATTCTCAATCCTTTCTATATTTATAAGTATTATTGGAGTCATTTTTGCCTTACATATTCTATTGTTATTCCTTCAATATACTATTGCAGGTATTCTTACAAAAAAGAATCCTTTAAAGTTGTTAGCAACGATGATGCCTGCTTATTTTACCGCATTAGGGACTCAGTCTTCAGCAGCTACGATTCCTGTAACCTTAGAACAAGCATTAAAGAATGGAGTTTCTGAAAAAATAGCAGGCTTTGTTATTCCATTATGTGCTACCATTCATCTTTCAGGAAGTATTATGAAAATTACTGCTTGTGCTATGGCATTAATGGTTTTGCAAGGCATGCCTTTTAATTTTACACTCTTTGCAGGATTTATTTTTGTGTTAGGAATAGCTATGATTGCAGCACCAGGAGTGCCTGGAGGAGCTATAATGGCAGCTGTGGGTATCCTACAATCAATGTTAGGTTTTTCTGAAGAAATGTTAGGGTTAATGATCGCTTTATATATTGCAATGGATAGTTTTGGTACTGCTTGTAATGTTACAGGGGATGGTGCCATAGCTTTGGTTGTTAATGAAGTAACAAAAGGAGAGGCGCGTGCTTAA
- a CDS encoding helix-turn-helix domain-containing protein, with product MAIENIPEIYIKDSTKNSDLFVYDFKMSNDVVKSKVNLGMNMFSFLQVGKKQVHFSGNTVAVNKDQSLLLKKGNWLWTELLDTETIYYCKLFFFSEQKLTDFLSKYTNNVKPYKEEVPYFVIENDDYIAAFISSLSSKAFEKNNYSSALLSLKFDEIMLYLLDKYGNPFEYYLHALISKEISPFNNTIENHINSNLKVEEIAFLCNMSLSTFKRHFIAAYNSPPGQWFQDKRLQKAKVLLQEGHLKPSDIYLDIGYNNLSNFSTAFKNKFGINPTEISN from the coding sequence ATGGCAATAGAAAACATACCTGAAATCTACATAAAAGATAGCACAAAAAATTCAGATTTATTCGTGTATGATTTTAAAATGAGTAATGATGTTGTTAAAAGTAAGGTTAATTTAGGGATGAATATGTTTAGCTTTTTACAAGTAGGCAAAAAACAGGTTCACTTTTCAGGTAATACGGTTGCAGTAAACAAAGATCAATCTTTACTCTTAAAAAAAGGAAATTGGCTTTGGACAGAATTACTAGATACAGAAACTATTTACTATTGTAAACTCTTCTTCTTTTCTGAACAAAAACTCACTGATTTTTTAAGCAAATACACCAACAATGTCAAACCTTACAAAGAAGAAGTCCCCTATTTTGTTATTGAAAATGACGATTACATTGCTGCTTTTATAAGCTCTCTATCTTCAAAAGCATTCGAAAAAAACAATTACAGCTCTGCTCTATTATCTTTAAAGTTTGACGAAATAATGTTATACCTACTTGATAAATATGGGAATCCATTTGAGTACTATTTACATGCTTTGATTTCAAAAGAAATATCCCCTTTTAACAACACAATAGAAAACCATATTAATTCTAATCTTAAAGTTGAAGAAATTGCTTTTTTATGCAATATGAGTTTATCGACTTTTAAACGCCATTTTATTGCAGCTTACAATAGCCCTCCGGGACAATGGTTTCAAGATAAACGTCTTCAAAAAGCAAAAGTATTATTACAGGAAGGTCATCTAAAACCTTCCGATATTTACTTAGATATTGGATACAACAATCTATCAAATTTCAGTACTGCCTTTAAAAACAAGTTTGGAATCAATCCAACAGAAATCTCTAATTAA
- a CDS encoding CIA30 family protein has translation MTANTGLTVDFGKNKSGDDWRIVNDGVMGGLSKSNTTLSENSMVFKGEIRLENNGGFASMRTLITAGVLTRCKTVSIRYKSNHTDRTFGVSLKNSQQYYIPYYKFLFTPNTTDWTVLTLNLSDFKHYRIGEIIGDQMPTKALDDVFNIAIIISDKKAGAFDIEIDYITFE, from the coding sequence ATGACAGCAAACACAGGATTAACAGTCGATTTCGGAAAGAACAAATCAGGAGATGATTGGCGCATTGTTAATGATGGTGTCATGGGAGGCTTGTCAAAATCCAATACAACTTTATCAGAAAACAGTATGGTTTTTAAAGGCGAAATCAGACTAGAAAACAATGGCGGATTTGCAAGTATGCGCACTTTAATTACCGCAGGCGTATTAACCCGTTGTAAAACAGTTAGCATCCGCTATAAAAGCAACCACACAGATCGTACGTTTGGGGTGTCATTAAAAAATAGTCAACAGTATTATATACCATATTACAAATTTTTGTTTACGCCAAACACAACAGACTGGACGGTTTTAACACTTAACTTATCGGACTTTAAACATTACCGTATTGGTGAAATTATTGGAGATCAAATGCCAACAAAAGCTTTAGATGACGTTTTTAATATAGCGATAATTATTAGTGATAAAAAGGCAGGTGCTTTTGATATTGAAATTGATTATATAACGTTTGAGTAA
- a CDS encoding DUF3592 domain-containing protein: MIIYILTISGALLLLLAVIQIYLSMQSVFWNETEGIIIDSQFLTKRQTDSNDSGGTYITYKTIVKYEYQPKGSHNTLIGKRIYRINSNGFTTNRNEQHYTYLKLTKNTKLKVYYNPANHAKCCLIQKTNYNIYYTLVIGIVLLGIGLGIYIQHLENDGIYLLIDTIEILK, translated from the coding sequence ATGATTATTTATATTTTAACAATTAGCGGTGCATTATTACTCTTACTAGCAGTAATACAAATATATCTATCCATGCAATCGGTATTCTGGAATGAAACAGAAGGCATTATTATTGATTCACAATTTTTAACAAAGAGACAAACAGATAGCAATGATAGCGGAGGGACTTATATAACCTATAAAACTATTGTTAAATATGAATACCAACCAAAAGGAAGTCATAATACATTAATAGGAAAAAGAATATATAGAATTAACTCTAACGGTTTCACGACAAATAGAAATGAACAACATTACACCTACCTTAAACTAACCAAAAACACCAAGCTAAAAGTATACTACAACCCAGCAAACCATGCCAAATGTTGTTTAATACAAAAAACAAATTACAACATCTATTATACTTTAGTTATTGGCATTGTATTACTAGGAATTGGCTTAGGTATATACATACAACACTTAGAAAATGATGGAATATATTTACTTATAGACACCATTGAAATACTAAAATAA
- a CDS encoding DUF3592 domain-containing protein, giving the protein MNKLPKLLIVLLSIMLFIFLLLTFKFLNINLKILTEHQKYNWKKTEAVINSIKLIKAPNPALKDDPDLYTVFLNDVCEIQYSYHFNKNQYTSNNIGFNKRRDTTKNATNEGTNELHRLLFQKLQYHKKIFIYVNPKHPEHATLIQYDFDYKKLGSTIITLSFSLLLIVLLYLNYKYPSNYTSNQIKLK; this is encoded by the coding sequence ATGAATAAACTTCCAAAACTTTTAATAGTATTATTGTCTATAATGCTATTTATATTTTTGCTCTTAACCTTTAAATTTTTAAATATAAATTTAAAAATACTAACAGAACATCAAAAATACAATTGGAAAAAAACAGAGGCTGTAATTAACAGTATAAAGCTTATCAAAGCTCCAAATCCTGCACTTAAAGATGATCCTGATTTGTATACTGTTTTTCTAAACGATGTTTGTGAAATACAATACAGTTATCACTTTAACAAAAACCAATATACTAGTAATAATATTGGTTTTAACAAAAGACGAGATACAACAAAAAACGCTACTAATGAAGGCACCAACGAATTGCATCGTCTTTTATTTCAGAAATTACAATACCATAAAAAAATATTTATTTATGTCAATCCCAAACATCCCGAACATGCGACATTAATACAATATGACTTTGATTACAAAAAATTAGGGTCAACTATAATAACACTCTCGTTTTCATTATTACTTATTGTGTTACTCTATTTAAATTACAAGTACCCCTCTAATTATACTTCAAATCAAATTAAGCTCAAATAA
- a CDS encoding SprT-like domain-containing protein, translating to MQYTISHYIPEASVSQVLQLLEHDNLIVLIKKERKTRHGDYRRLPNGKHQITVNGSLNKYRFLITLIHEIAHLEAFSKYGRNIKPHGAEWKHTFQHLMLPFINPEVFPEIILPALAKHFINPKASSDTDVQLALALKQLDAPNNKSFIFEVPLHQTFKTHNNRVFKKGAKRRTRHECVEVKTGRVYLFNANAEVDIIND from the coding sequence ATGCAATACACCATTTCTCATTATATTCCAGAAGCATCAGTCTCTCAGGTTTTACAACTGTTAGAACACGATAATTTAATTGTTTTAATTAAAAAGGAACGTAAAACAAGGCATGGTGATTATCGCAGGTTGCCCAATGGCAAACATCAAATAACGGTTAATGGAAGTTTAAATAAATATCGTTTTCTGATTACACTAATACATGAGATTGCACATTTAGAAGCATTTTCTAAATATGGACGTAATATAAAACCACACGGGGCAGAGTGGAAGCATACCTTTCAGCACTTAATGTTGCCATTTATTAATCCAGAAGTGTTTCCAGAGATCATTTTACCTGCTTTAGCAAAACATTTTATAAACCCAAAAGCCTCTAGCGATACAGATGTACAACTCGCCTTAGCTTTAAAGCAATTGGACGCTCCAAATAATAAAAGCTTTATATTTGAAGTACCTTTACATCAAACTTTTAAAACACATAATAACCGTGTGTTTAAAAAAGGAGCAAAACGACGCACACGTCACGAGTGTGTTGAGGTAAAAACGGGTAGGGTTTACCTGTTTAACGCTAATGCTGAGGTAGATATAATTAATGATTAA
- a CDS encoding mannose-1-phosphate guanylyltransferase has product MQNKNYYAILMAGGVGSRFWPVSTEEFPKQFHDMLGTGDTLIQKTFSRLSNLIPKENIFILTNEKYNDLVLEQLPEVNQRQVVLEPAMRNTAPCILYASLKIQKENPEAVMIVAPSDHWIEDEDAFTKNVTQAFKYCERNDALMTLGVTPTFPNTGYGYIECGVASEDNISDVIQFREKPDYNTAKQFIAKGNFLWNAGIFMWSATSVIKAFQNKQPELFELFKTGIPTYNTEFEDDFIKENYAKAENISVDYAIMESSTNVHVIPATFDWNDLGTWGSLYDKLDKDENNNAVVNAKTLTEDASGNMIRTKADKVVVVDGLNDYIIVDKDEVLLIFPKSKEQDIKKVLQEVKDKYGEHYG; this is encoded by the coding sequence ATGCAAAATAAAAATTATTACGCTATTTTAATGGCAGGAGGTGTAGGCTCACGCTTTTGGCCTGTTAGTACAGAAGAATTCCCAAAACAATTCCATGATATGTTGGGGACTGGAGATACGCTAATTCAAAAAACATTTAGCAGATTAAGTAATTTAATTCCTAAAGAAAATATTTTCATTCTTACTAATGAAAAATATAACGATTTGGTACTAGAACAACTTCCGGAAGTTAATCAACGTCAAGTTGTTTTAGAACCAGCAATGCGTAATACTGCACCTTGTATTTTGTATGCTAGTTTAAAAATCCAAAAAGAAAATCCTGAAGCAGTCATGATTGTAGCTCCAAGTGATCATTGGATAGAAGATGAAGACGCCTTTACTAAAAATGTAACACAAGCCTTTAAATATTGTGAGCGTAATGATGCCTTAATGACTTTAGGTGTGACGCCAACCTTCCCCAATACGGGATATGGTTATATCGAGTGTGGAGTGGCTTCAGAAGATAATATCAGCGATGTTATTCAGTTTAGAGAAAAACCTGATTATAATACAGCAAAGCAATTTATTGCGAAAGGTAATTTTTTATGGAATGCTGGGATTTTTATGTGGAGTGCAACTAGTGTTATTAAAGCCTTTCAAAATAAGCAGCCGGAATTATTTGAATTATTCAAAACAGGAATACCAACATACAATACAGAGTTTGAAGACGATTTTATTAAAGAGAATTACGCTAAAGCGGAAAACATCTCTGTCGATTACGCGATTATGGAATCTTCGACTAATGTCCATGTAATACCAGCAACTTTTGATTGGAATGATTTGGGAACGTGGGGAAGTTTATATGATAAATTAGATAAAGACGAGAATAATAACGCTGTGGTTAATGCTAAAACATTAACGGAAGATGCGTCGGGAAATATGATCCGTACCAAAGCCGACAAAGTAGTGGTAGTCGATGGATTGAATGATTATATTATTGTGGATAAAGATGAAGTTTTACTTATCTTTCCGAAGTCAAAAGAGCAAGATATTAAAAAAGTACTCCAGGAAGTAAAAGACAAGTATGGAGAGCATTACGGATAG
- a CDS encoding DUF389 domain-containing protein: MEENNVPKENKFDFSDEEKQKEAVDQKKEAVKKDAKGLFKSIKTFMQELLDFREDTDRDATIEAIKADIPFKGATAWILICSIFVASIGLNANSTAVVIGAMLISPLMGPILGVGLSIAINDIDTLKRSLINLAIMIVLSLLTAFLFFRFFPLSEDTSELLGRVQPDIRDVLIAFFGGLALIIARTKKGTIASVIFGVAIATALMPPLCTAGYGLAKGNWTYFGQAMYLFTINTIFIALATFVVLKILRFPMLKYANSAKRKRTARIASLIAIIVMVPAMFTFLSVLRESQFKVDAKDFISIELKSLPNASYIQKYATPNYSPTGESNIELTTFGTDVISDDMKHFLENRLQEYTYLKESKLLINQSKNRQINNLEYMEELRTRDSLDLMSQQQKITFLEDKVRALSKLERGYVPFEELTKEVNINYENIKSLSYASVVNSNFKSIDTLAVFQVKWNDSLVDAKQVSKEKDKLYRWLKLKLKLDTLVVKQIK; encoded by the coding sequence ATGGAAGAGAACAACGTGCCTAAAGAAAATAAATTTGATTTCTCCGATGAAGAGAAGCAAAAAGAAGCAGTAGATCAAAAAAAAGAAGCAGTTAAAAAAGATGCTAAAGGGTTATTTAAAAGTATCAAAACCTTTATGCAAGAGCTGCTCGATTTTAGAGAAGATACAGATAGAGATGCGACTATTGAAGCCATAAAAGCAGATATTCCTTTTAAAGGAGCGACAGCATGGATTTTAATATGTTCTATATTTGTGGCCTCTATTGGTTTAAATGCGAATAGTACTGCAGTTGTGATTGGAGCCATGTTAATATCTCCATTGATGGGACCAATTCTTGGTGTTGGATTATCTATTGCTATTAATGATATTGATACACTTAAACGCTCGTTAATCAACTTGGCAATAATGATTGTCCTTAGTTTGCTAACAGCCTTTTTGTTTTTTAGATTTTTTCCGTTAAGTGAGGATACGTCAGAGCTTTTAGGTCGTGTGCAACCAGATATACGTGATGTGTTAATTGCTTTTTTTGGAGGATTAGCTTTAATTATTGCGCGTACAAAAAAAGGAACGATAGCGTCTGTTATTTTTGGAGTTGCTATTGCGACAGCATTAATGCCACCGTTATGTACAGCAGGTTACGGATTGGCAAAAGGTAATTGGACCTACTTTGGTCAAGCCATGTATTTGTTTACTATTAACACGATATTTATTGCCCTAGCGACGTTTGTAGTTCTAAAAATATTGCGTTTTCCAATGCTTAAATATGCTAATTCTGCAAAACGTAAACGTACCGCAAGAATTGCTTCTTTAATAGCTATTATTGTGATGGTACCTGCGATGTTTACATTTTTAAGTGTTCTTAGAGAAAGTCAATTTAAAGTAGATGCTAAAGATTTTATTAGTATCGAGCTTAAGTCATTACCAAACGCTAGTTATATTCAAAAGTATGCAACGCCTAATTATTCGCCTACTGGTGAGTCTAATATAGAGCTGACTACTTTTGGTACAGATGTGATTTCGGATGATATGAAACATTTCTTAGAAAATAGATTACAAGAATATACGTATTTAAAAGAGTCTAAATTATTAATTAATCAGAGTAAAAACAGACAGATTAATAATCTAGAATACATGGAAGAGTTGCGTACAAGAGACTCGTTAGACTTAATGAGCCAGCAACAAAAAATAACGTTTTTAGAAGATAAAGTAAGAGCATTGTCTAAACTAGAACGTGGGTATGTTCCTTTTGAAGAATTAACGAAAGAGGTAAATATCAATTACGAAAACATCAAGTCATTATCTTATGCTAGTGTGGTGAATTCTAACTTTAAAAGTATTGATACTTTAGCGGTGTTTCAGGTAAAATGGAATGATAGTTTAGTGGATGCAAAGCAAGTGTCTAAAGAAAAAGATAAACTATACCGTTGGTTAAAATTAAAACTAAAATTAGATACTTTAGTGGTTAAGCAGATAAAGTAA
- a CDS encoding ABC transporter ATP-binding protein, which yields MIEVKNLHKSFGDAHILKGVTTTFEKGKTNLIIGQSGSGKTVFIKCLLGLFDYEEGSIAYDGKIFSQLSEDQKRELRADIGMVFQGSALFDSMTIAENVMFPLQMFTKQSKSEMEDRVNFVLNRVNLGDAHHKKPSEASGGMQKRVAIARAIVNKPKYLFCDEPNSGLDPKTSIVIDNLIKEITEEYQITTVINSHDMNSVMQIGEKIVFLKNGLKEWEGSRYDIFKTDNEAVTDFVYSSELFKKVRQMYLEERG from the coding sequence ATGATTGAAGTAAAAAATTTACACAAATCTTTTGGAGACGCTCATATTTTAAAAGGAGTTACAACCACTTTTGAAAAAGGAAAAACCAATCTAATCATTGGACAAAGTGGTTCTGGTAAAACGGTATTTATAAAATGCCTACTCGGTTTATTTGATTATGAAGAAGGTAGCATTGCCTACGATGGTAAAATATTTTCACAATTAAGCGAAGACCAAAAAAGAGAACTTAGAGCCGATATTGGAATGGTTTTTCAAGGTAGTGCGTTGTTTGATTCGATGACTATTGCTGAAAATGTAATGTTTCCATTACAAATGTTTACTAAACAGAGTAAAAGCGAAATGGAAGATCGTGTCAACTTTGTTTTAAATAGAGTGAATCTTGGAGACGCACATCATAAAAAGCCAAGTGAAGCGTCTGGAGGAATGCAAAAACGTGTTGCAATTGCACGCGCCATTGTAAACAAACCAAAATACTTGTTTTGCGACGAACCGAACTCTGGTTTAGATCCAAAAACGTCTATTGTCATAGATAATTTAATTAAAGAAATTACTGAAGAGTATCAAATTACAACCGTTATAAATTCGCATGACATGAACTCTGTAATGCAAATTGGAGAAAAAATTGTCTTTCTTAAAAATGGTTTAAAAGAATGGGAAGGTTCTCGTTATGATATTTTTAAAACAGATAACGAAGCAGTTACTGATTTTGTATACTCGTCTGAACTATTCAAAAAAGTACGTCAAATGTACTTGGAGGAACGCGGTTAA
- a CDS encoding MlaE family ABC transporter permease: protein MNYLHYIGTYFLMVIEMFRKPTKWSVMKKLILKDVDDLIIGSIGIVAFISFFVGGVVTIQTALNIDSPLIPKNIVGFATRQSIILEFAPTFMSIIMAGKVGSFITSSIGTMRVTEQIDALEVMGINSLNYLVFPKFIALTLYPFVISISMFLGIVGGLAACVYGGYATMPDYIEGIQLDFKPFHMAYAFIKTLIFAFILATVPSYHGYYMKGGALEVGKASTTSFVWTSVMIILVNYILTQLLLSQ from the coding sequence ATGAATTACCTACACTATATTGGGACTTACTTTTTAATGGTTATCGAGATGTTTCGGAAGCCTACAAAGTGGTCTGTAATGAAAAAATTAATACTAAAAGATGTTGACGATTTAATTATCGGTTCCATCGGTATTGTCGCTTTTATCTCCTTTTTTGTTGGAGGCGTGGTTACCATTCAAACCGCATTAAATATTGACAGTCCATTAATTCCAAAAAACATCGTTGGATTTGCAACTAGACAATCTATTATTCTAGAATTCGCACCCACTTTTATGTCAATAATCATGGCAGGAAAAGTAGGTTCGTTTATCACTTCTAGTATTGGAACCATGCGTGTTACAGAACAGATTGACGCCTTAGAAGTTATGGGGATCAACAGTTTAAACTACCTGGTTTTCCCTAAGTTTATAGCTTTAACGTTATACCCTTTTGTTATCTCAATCTCTATGTTTTTAGGTATTGTAGGGGGATTAGCAGCCTGTGTTTATGGTGGCTATGCAACAATGCCGGATTACATTGAAGGAATACAATTAGACTTTAAGCCGTTTCACATGGCTTACGCCTTTATAAAAACATTAATCTTCGCTTTTATTTTAGCGACAGTCCCTTCTTATCATGGGTATTACATGAAAGGTGGTGCTTTGGAGGTTGGTAAAGCTAGTACAACCTCATTTGTTTGGACTAGTGTCATGATTATTCTTGTAAACTATATATTAACTCAACTCCTACTAAGTCAATGA